In the Atribacterota bacterium genome, one interval contains:
- a CDS encoding NADH:flavin oxidoreductase, with protein SRIGRIDRPEEEVYYRDAAKLYKESLKVPLILVGGIRSFQVAQELIEQNLADYIALCRPLIREPQLIKRWHSGDIRKATCIYCNQCFIPARAGEGLYCVQEALLNKKKK; from the coding sequence TTCAAGAATTGGTAGAATCGACCGACCAGAAGAAGAAGTTTATTATCGGGATGCTGCAAAATTATATAAAGAAAGCCTAAAGGTTCCTTTGATATTAGTTGGAGGAATACGTTCTTTTCAAGTTGCACAGGAACTAATTGAACAGAATTTGGCAGATTATATTGCTCTTTGTCGTCCATTAATCAGAGAGCCGCAACTGATTAAAAGATGGCACTCTGGAGATATTAGAAAGGCAACATGTATTTATTGCAACCAGTGTTTTATTCCAGCCAGGGCAGGAGAAGGGTTATATTGTGTTCAGGAAGCTCTTTTAAATAAAAAAAAGAAGTAG